Proteins encoded together in one Triticum dicoccoides isolate Atlit2015 ecotype Zavitan chromosome 7B, WEW_v2.0, whole genome shotgun sequence window:
- the LOC119341979 gene encoding BTB/POZ and MATH domain-containing protein 1-like, whose amino-acid sequence MLGSGFIEFELEYSKTTNLSVGDVVHSDEIFAGGHVWKIYCYPYGTKKTSTGRYVSLYLRLVSKAKFVKAIFEASLLRRGGPGRAKRCTKVYPPNGISSRSRGWHEFVSRSDLESGSVRKGCVTFLCGITVLCDSSIAVPSSDIESHLGGLLDRSEGTDVSFCVKGKTFHAHRAILAARSPVFKAELFGPMAEATMACATLHEIEPLVFKTLLRFVYTDSLPVDRELGDSVTDMGKHLLAAADRYALDRLKLACAQKLWEGVSVDTVADALACAEIYNCQELKSRCIDFVMAKDNFKKTVLTESFISLLHKFPSIRAELRAKVGS is encoded by the coding sequence ATGCTGGGCTCCGGATTCATCGAGTTCGAACTGGAATATTCAAAAACCACGAACCTTTCAGTCGGCGACGTCGTCCACTCCGATGAGATCTTTGCCGGAGGGCACGTCTGGAAGATATACTGCTACCCATATGGCACCAAGAAGACCAGCACAGGCAGATACGTCTCTCTGTACCTACGGCTCGTCAGCAAAGCCAAATTTGTCAAGGCCATCTTTGAGGCTTCCCTGCTACGCAGGGGCGGTCCTGGGCGTGCAAAAAGATGCACCAAGGTGTACCCACCTAATGGCATCAGCTCTAGGAGCAGGGGATGGCATGAGTTTGTAAGCCGAAGCGATCTGGAGTCTGGTTCCGTCCGGAAAGGATGCGTTACATTCTTATGTGGGATCACGGTTCTGTGTGACAGCTCCATTGCTGTGCCATCCTCGGACATAGAGAGCCATCTTGGCGGTCTGCTGGATCGCTCCGAGGGAACGGATGTTTCATTCTGCGTGAAAGGCAAGACGTTTCACGCGCACCGGGCAATTCTCGCCGCGCGGTCACCGGTCTTCAAGGCGGAGCTcttcggccccatggccgaggctACAATGGCGTGTGCCACGCTGCACGAAATTGAACCTTTGGTGTTTAAAACCCTGCTTCGGTTCGTGTACACTGATTCCCTGCCTGTAGACAGAGAGCTTGGGGACTCTGTCACTGATATGGGAAAACATCTTCTTGCTGCAGCTGATCGGTATGCATTGGACCGGTTGAAGCTTGCATGTGCTCAGAAGTTGTGGGAAGGCGTGTCGGTCGATACGGTTGCGGATGCTTTAGCTTGCGCTGAGATATACAATTGCCAAGAGTTGAAGAGCAGGTGCATTGACTTTGTTATGGCAAAAGATAATTTCAAGAAGACTGTGTTGACTGAAAGTTTCATTAGCTTGTTGCATAAATTCCCCTCTATTCGTGCTGAGCTGAGAGCGAAGGTTGGGAGTTGA